The Paenibacillus sp. FSL H7-0357 nucleotide sequence TGATGTTGACCCGGCTAATGATATTATCCAGCCGGTCTTTACCTGCGAGCAGCTTGAGATTCTGAAGGGACTCCATATCGTATAGATCACTGCACCGAAATGACGGTGAAGCTTCTTCAGCAGATACTCCGGTTGGAGTCATCGTTCTCGCCTCCCTTCCTTATCAGCATAGTGATCAGCCTGTAGCAGGGGTATCACTCTGGAACCTGTCTAGCTCCGCAGCTGCCCACCCGCCGTATCCTGTAATATCCTCGCCGTTTATCTCGGCATAAGGCTCACATATAAATCCGGTGATCTCACTGTCGTCCTCCAGCTTGATTCTGCCGATTCCAAGCGGTGCTGGCACCAGCCGGATGAATTCGCCAAGCCGGCCAATCGGAATTCTCCACACTTCAACGGCAATGGAGCTTCCTTGCTCAGAACGAATCAGTCCAGGCTTGGCAGGGACGGAGTTAAGACGAATCAGCCGGTAGCAGGGAGCTGTCCGGTCGGAACGGATGAAGGAAGCGTCACAGTCGAGCAGTTGCTTCTCTAGCGGGAAACCCCGCATGTGCAGACCGCAGACGGCAAGCTCGATGGCTTCGGTCTTCATAAATTCGCCAGCCGCACCTTTCAGCATGTTTTCTTGGCCTCTCATGGCAAACATCGTAATGCCAAAAGGCAGCTGCTCCCCTGCATAGTCGGAAGGCAAAGCGACAGCATTTAAATCAAGCAGATTACAATGGTTAGTATAATGGCCCATGTCGCTATTGGTGGATACCGGGGAAACTGCAACCTGTTCTCTCGTCCAGGTCCCGCCGCAGGTCGGCATTACGAGTACAGCGTCCTTCAAGAGCAAATCAGCTTGTTCTTTGTATTCACGAAGCTCATGGAGTGCTGTGAAGACAGAAGCTGCATCGTAGCCCTTCACCAGCGAGGAGCGCAGAATCTGTTCGGTAACCTCAAAAATGTCCCCGGGGTGGTTTTCGACGAATTCTCCAAGGTCGGACCAGCGTTCGGCAACCCAAGGACCGTCGTATAGAAGACTTGAGGTCTTGTTGAACAGACTGCAATCCACATATTCTATAGGAATTCCGCACAATTCCAAGCGCCGTACCGCCGCTTCCCATGCCGTGCGGTAGGCATCTTTGAACTCGCCGTAAAAGTATAGAGGTTCTTTAGGAAGCAGCAGCTTTTGAGGTTTCACGGAAGCGATGATTTCATATTTGTCTTTGCCATTGCCGCCCGGCTGCTTGCTGCGGGCGACAGCATCCACAAGATAAACATCGTCCAGTGTGCTTGCGAATACCGTTACGCAATCCAGGGTGGCACAGGCCGGCACCACACCCCGGGTAGGCCAATCGCCGATATTTGATTTGTAGCCTACCAGGTCATTAAGCGCCGCCGGCACGCGTCCCGACCCGGCAGTGTCGGTTCCAAGCGAGAAGACGGCTTGTCCTCTTGCGACGGCTACGGCAGAACCGCTACTGGAGCCACCGCTGATCAGCTCGGGCTTAAGCGCGTTATGCGTTTCTCCAAACGGGCTGCGTGTACCGACAAGGCCGGTCGCGAATTGATCCAGATTCGTTTTTCCTATAGGAATAGCTCCTGCTTTCACCAGCCTGGTGATGATGTCTGCACTCTTCTCAGGTTGATAGGAGTAAGCGGGGCAGCCGGCTGTTGTAGTTACGTCTGCCAAGTCGATATTATCCTTGATGGCAAAAGGGATGCCCCACAGCGGATATTCATCCGGATTCATCTGTTCAAGCTTGTCCAGATAAGGCTGGATATGAGCTAACGAAGGAGGGGTGATCCAGATGTTGCTCTCTTTCTCTTGCTCGGCCTGCCTGATAATGTCCTCCATTAATGCCAGAGGTGTTAGTTTGCCGTTTTTGTACATCGTCTTCAATGTGCTGATCGTCATTTTTTTCAAAATGGTTGAACCCCTCTCTGTCAGATAGTTAACCAATGTGTTTTGCGAAAGTTAAATAATGAAGTTTCGTGTTAGATATTATGACTTTAGTGAGAGCTTAAACGATGATGAAGAGAGATATTCAATGTTTTAATGTAAATTAATTTAACACGTTAATTATGTTCTTCATTATCGTTCCCGTTCTGGAAGACTGTCAAGGCATCGCAGGAGCATGGGATGATTTTCATCATGAGTTGACAGATTAGGCCGCTAAAGACAGGTGCTATTTGTGAAGTGTCGCTAAATAAATCGCTCCGGATTTGTGAACGTTTAATCAAAGATACCCTTAAATGTCTACTGTTTCGGCTATTTTGAGCAAGGAATTGGGAGGAGAAGGGAAGTGTTTTGAGAGAATGATTCGTATTTTACATAGATGAAGGTTCCTCCGGGAACCTTGCGGGAAAGATTCAGAAAGAAGCGGTGAGACATTCATTTATAATCAAAACTATTTATTTTCTTGTTTGACAATTATCGAAATGATATGTTATCTTGCCTAACATAAAGTTTGATGTGACTGCTGTGCTTTAGAACGGATTGAAATAGCTGCTGACAAGAGGGGAAAAGGAGTGGAGTTGTTGATGAATGCGATTTGGAGTGAAACGATGCATCCGGGAGGCAAGTGGTCCGGCATTGTTGGCAGAGGGAAGCTGATTCGTCTGACGGCACTCGAAGCGGGCGCCAATGTCTCAATGCTGATGTATCATGCACGAGATTTGTCTGAGCGTTACAATATGCCCGATACACTGAAGGCGCAGCATACTGCTCACTTAACCAGGGGCAATGTGCTTATGAGCGATAACGGAAGGGCGCTGGCCAGCATTCTGCATGATGATTTGGGCTGGCATGATCCGCTGGGTGGTTACACGACAAGGGCAGGCACGGACAGCAAATACGGAGTCAGCTGCTACCAGGAAAGCCGCAATGGCTGGCTGCGCAGCGGCCAGGAGAATCTGGCGGTTGAGCTTGTAAGGAATGGCTTGGGTGAGCGCGATATCTCACCTGTGGTGAACTGGTTCTCCAAGGTTGTCTGCGATGAGGAAGGGAATATGCGGTTTGCTGACAATCACTGTGCTGCCGGAACAACGGTGACACTTCGCCTGGAGATGGATGTACTCCTGATCTTTTCCAATACGCCGCATCCTCTCGATCCGCAGGGGGATTATCCATCTGTGCCTGTCAAGATTGAGGTGCTTCCTGCCGTGCAGGTGGATGCAGGGGACTATTGCGTCAATTTCCGGCCGGAGAACCGCCGCGCTTTTGACAACACATGGACGTATTACGCTCTGCAAAACTAGCAGAAAGTCTTGTTAAGTGAAGGAGGAAGAACATGTTAAAGGCATTTCATCGTGTGGAAAGCACCCGTAAACCGGAGGCTGCTGTTTATGATCAGGTCATTCCGGCCGGAGAAGGCTGGATGTATGCGCTGCAACCGGGACAGGTGCTAAGAATCGTGGATTTGGAAGGAAACCAGGCCGCAGATACGCTGCTGTATGATGCGAACAATCCGGAAGATCATTACAGCGCTGTACGGACGATTAACTCACAGAGCAATATTTATTTAACTACAGGCTCAACTCTGTTGGCGGAATCCGGCAAGGAGCTTGCCTCCATAGTAGCCGATACCTGCGGACGACATGACACCTTGGGCGGTTCCTGCTCTTCCCAGAGCAATACAATCCGGTATGCGCATGAGAAGGGCCACATGCATAATTGCCGGGATACGTTTATGCTGGAGCTTGCTAAACATCCGGAAGGCCACCGTTATGCAAAAAGAGACCTGTCTCCAAACATTAACTTTTTCATGAATGTGCCTGTAACGCCTGAAGGCGGATTAACGTTTGAGGATGGCGTGTCGGGACCGGGGTGTTATGTAGAGCTCCAATCCAGCTGCCATGCCATGGTGCTGATCAGCAATTGCCCCCAATTGAACAATCCATGCAACGCCTATAATCCTACGCCGGTCCATGTGCTTATTTGGAACGAATAGAGCAGTTGGATTATATGGCGCACGTAACGAATACATCTGGCAGCTTGTCTAAGGACAGGCTGTTTTTTTTTGCGTGACCGGTAAAAAAACTTCAATTTCAAAATATTGACAATGATCCCGATGCTGCGTAAGATGAGAATAATTAAAACGACAATGTGTCGTTATTTCGAGTGAGGGGGGACATTGTATTCCAAAGGTTAGCGAGGCATATACAGAGAGTAGAATCAATGAAATTTTGGATGCAGCGCTGGAGGTTAGTGCGCGTAAACCGCTGCATAAAGTAACAATGAAGGATATCGTGAGGCAGACCGGACTAAGCCAAGGGGGCGTATATAAGTATTTTGCCAATATTGAAGAGGTGTGGTTTGCGTTGTCCGACCGTTTTGATCTTGAGATAGATTTCAAAGGTTTTTTAACGCAGCTTTTTGCGGCCCGCCTTTCACCTGACCAGACCCTTCGCGCAATCTTTACCTTCATCGGGCAAGAGATTACGGCTTCTATGGAGAGTGGCTACAGCAAATTGGCCTTTGAGCTAAATGCAATCTATGCCAGTCAGCCGGAGCTGGTTAAGAAGCAGCTTGCTGAGCAGGCTGCGGAAGCAGAAGCCGAGTCCGGGCACGGCTACAATTATTTCTTTCAGCAATTGATGAATTATTGTGCAGAAGGTGAAGCTAAAGGCCAGTTCCGGCCCCTTGTTCCCTTAACCGACATTCTGATGCTCATTCAGGTAACTGTGGATGGAATCATCCGCGATGCCACGCTGGAGCTGTGTTTTGCCGGTGATGAGCTCCCTGCTGAATTAAGTGTGCGGCAGAGTGTGGATCGGCTGATGGATAGCTTGTACATTTCTACAATGACCTTATTAGGAGGCTTTTAATTATGCGTAAACCAAGTGCGCTGAAGTCCTGGCTCCTGCTTATCCTGTCCCTTCCGAAGGGGATCGCAGCGTTTGTAATTGCCGTTACAGGCATATGTGCCGGCTTGCCGCTGCTTATTGTAGGGATTGGGCTGCCTTTGCTGGCTGCAACATTTACCCTATGCCGCTGGATGATGGCCAAGGAGGAGCAGGCGGTAACAGAGTGGATGCAGGGAGAAAAGCAACCGCTCCAAGCTGAGGACTCCCGATCCATTGTGGATTGGAAGGATTGGCGTTCCATGCTGTCTATGCTTTTAAATCGTAAGAGCTGGCGGGGGATCCTCTATAGTATAGCCCAGCTTCCCGTAGGCATTGCCGGGTTTACCCTTGCTGTCACGCTTCCCGCCGTTGTTATTGCGATTATATTGTCACCGGCAGCTTACAAGTTAAGCAAGGTCTTATCCCTTTCCTTTGATCTGTATTCCTTTGACGGGACGATGAATCTGTTCTTGCCGTGGCTTAATGTATATCAGCGTTCCTGGGTAGCGGCTGCAATCGGCATAGTGCTGGCCCTGTTGCTGCCTATGACCATAAGAGGGTTGGGGAGATTATATTCCGCCTGGATTCGGGGGATAGCCGGTGACTTCACCTATGGAGTGAAACCTGCGTCTATTAACAAGGAAGCAGGGTCGAGAGTATAGCAGCCAGTGTAATCTCTAATAAAAAGAGACACGATACCCTAGGGATATCGTGTCTCTTTTAAATGCAACGGCTCCCCTCAAAGGGGGAGCCGCCGTTTCTTTTTGCACCCTCTGCTATTAGCGGCGTGACTTGGTAATCAGGAACGGAATGACGCTTCTTGCAACGCCTGTCGGGTTTTCAAGGATGATAACCCACTCCGAGTCGCTGTTCGGGAAGCTGTCTGTTGGCCAGGCGGAAGTCAAATTGGAAATTGTCCATCCCGCACTAACGACAGCTCTGCCTCTTCCAGCAGATAAGAAGAGGAAAAGGAAGTCGTTGGCTTCGATGATTACAGCGGGAAACTGAATACGGCGGAAACCATTCCCAAGGTTTTGCGTGGAGCGCGCTCTGTTTGGCCGCAGGGTGACTCTTTTACCTTTACCTTTAGCTTTATTTCTAAGTGATAGTTTTTTTATTGCCATTTGCTGCTCGCCTCTTTCTTCGTAGGATAGATTATCTTACGAGAAGAGAGGGGTGTGAGCTTGTATGAATGTACATGGAAATTAATCCAAATTATTCTAGAGTTTCTTATTTAGATTTTGGCCGGATTACCTTAAGCATGGAAAGCTCTTTCGGAGTGAGGCGGCGGGTATAAGCAGCATTGCCGTTATGGGTATCTACAACCTTTACCTTGCCCGCTCTTTGTCCCGCAGGACGTGCTACACGCACCCGGAGTGCCCGGAGTGCCCAATCGACGGGAAAGGCAACCGAAGTCTTTCCGTCCTCTGTACCGGCGTAATTCACAGCCGCCGCGAAATTATCCGCGCTTCTGAGCCAGACAGAACCGGAGTCTCCAGGAAGCGATACAGGTGTATCACTCAGAATTATCGATTGATTGCGGAAGGTTAGCACGCCTACATCCCTACCATAATCCACCTGTACATCCGTATTCACCGAATCGACTCTTCCCCTGGTCAGACCTGTTGTCCGTCCTACCTTTTTGAAACGCTCCCCTACACGGTAGGAAGTGACATGACCGGGAATGTTGCCTACCGTTGCATATTTCGGACTGAGAATGCTGTTTCTTACAGGGCGGGACAAGGCCGCATCTATGCGGTTAGTACCATTTGTCTTCAAAGTTACAAAACGCGATAAATACCCGACCCGATCCCTTACGGTCCGCCCTTCATCCGCGCCGCCCGGCTGCAGCGTTTCCGCC carries:
- a CDS encoding urea amidolyase associated protein UAAP2; the encoded protein is MLKAFHRVESTRKPEAAVYDQVIPAGEGWMYALQPGQVLRIVDLEGNQAADTLLYDANNPEDHYSAVRTINSQSNIYLTTGSTLLAESGKELASIVADTCGRHDTLGGSCSSQSNTIRYAHEKGHMHNCRDTFMLELAKHPEGHRYAKRDLSPNINFFMNVPVTPEGGLTFEDGVSGPGCYVELQSSCHAMVLISNCPQLNNPCNAYNPTPVHVLIWNE
- a CDS encoding sensor domain-containing protein, which translates into the protein MRKPSALKSWLLLILSLPKGIAAFVIAVTGICAGLPLLIVGIGLPLLAATFTLCRWMMAKEEQAVTEWMQGEKQPLQAEDSRSIVDWKDWRSMLSMLLNRKSWRGILYSIAQLPVGIAGFTLAVTLPAVVIAIILSPAAYKLSKVLSLSFDLYSFDGTMNLFLPWLNVYQRSWVAAAIGIVLALLLPMTIRGLGRLYSAWIRGIAGDFTYGVKPASINKEAGSRV
- a CDS encoding TetR/AcrR family transcriptional regulator encodes the protein MDAALEVSARKPLHKVTMKDIVRQTGLSQGGVYKYFANIEEVWFALSDRFDLEIDFKGFLTQLFAARLSPDQTLRAIFTFIGQEITASMESGYSKLAFELNAIYASQPELVKKQLAEQAAEAEAESGHGYNYFFQQLMNYCAEGEAKGQFRPLVPLTDILMLIQVTVDGIIRDATLELCFAGDELPAELSVRQSVDRLMDSLYISTMTLLGGF
- a CDS encoding urea amidolyase associated protein UAAP1; protein product: MNAIWSETMHPGGKWSGIVGRGKLIRLTALEAGANVSMLMYHARDLSERYNMPDTLKAQHTAHLTRGNVLMSDNGRALASILHDDLGWHDPLGGYTTRAGTDSKYGVSCYQESRNGWLRSGQENLAVELVRNGLGERDISPVVNWFSKVVCDEEGNMRFADNHCAAGTTVTLRLEMDVLLIFSNTPHPLDPQGDYPSVPVKIEVLPAVQVDAGDYCVNFRPENRRAFDNTWTYYALQN
- a CDS encoding allophanate hydrolase; its protein translation is MTISTLKTMYKNGKLTPLALMEDIIRQAEQEKESNIWITPPSLAHIQPYLDKLEQMNPDEYPLWGIPFAIKDNIDLADVTTTAGCPAYSYQPEKSADIITRLVKAGAIPIGKTNLDQFATGLVGTRSPFGETHNALKPELISGGSSSGSAVAVARGQAVFSLGTDTAGSGRVPAALNDLVGYKSNIGDWPTRGVVPACATLDCVTVFASTLDDVYLVDAVARSKQPGGNGKDKYEIIASVKPQKLLLPKEPLYFYGEFKDAYRTAWEAAVRRLELCGIPIEYVDCSLFNKTSSLLYDGPWVAERWSDLGEFVENHPGDIFEVTEQILRSSLVKGYDAASVFTALHELREYKEQADLLLKDAVLVMPTCGGTWTREQVAVSPVSTNSDMGHYTNHCNLLDLNAVALPSDYAGEQLPFGITMFAMRGQENMLKGAAGEFMKTEAIELAVCGLHMRGFPLEKQLLDCDASFIRSDRTAPCYRLIRLNSVPAKPGLIRSEQGSSIAVEVWRIPIGRLGEFIRLVPAPLGIGRIKLEDDSEITGFICEPYAEINGEDITGYGGWAAAELDRFQSDTPATG